From the genome of Pleuronectes platessa chromosome 19, fPlePla1.1, whole genome shotgun sequence:
acctgctgaagagaagcatccccacagcatgatgctaccaccaccatgtttcactgttgggatggtgtgctcagggtgatgggcagtgttgggttttcgccacacatagcgttttgcattgaggccaaaaagttcaattttggtctcatctgaccagagcaccttcttccacatgtttgctgtgtctcccacacggcttctggcaaactccaaacgggatttttttatggatccctttcaacaatggctttcttcttgccactcttccataaaggccagatttgtggagtagacgaccagtagttgtcctgtggacagattctcccacctcagctgtggatctctgcaactcctccagagtaaccatgggcctcctggttgcttctctgattaattttctccctgtccgactcttcagtttgggtggacggcctcctcttggtaggtttgcggttgtgccatattctttccattttcttatgatggattttatggtgctcagagagatgttcaaagctctggatatttttttataacctaaccctgcttcatatttctccacaactttatccctgacctgtttggtgagctccttggtcttcatgatgctgtttgttcagtaatgatctccaacaaactctgagtccgtcacagaacaggtgtatttatactgagattaaattgcagacaggtggaccctatttactaattatgtgacttgcaaatgtgacttgtgaatgcaattggtcgcaccagatctttgttaggggtttcacagtaaagggggtgaatacatatgcactcaacacttttcagatttttatttgtaaataattgtgaaatccatgtaatatttccccccacttccaaatgatgcactattttgtgttggtccattacataaactcacgatgaaatacattttaatctgtggttataccatgacaaaatgtagaaaagtccaaagggggtgaatacttatgcaaggcactgtatcaaACTACTATCAAGTTGCTGAAGTTTTCTGTTCACTTCTTGGAGACACTTCACAGTGATGCTCTGCTCGTATTGTCCCTGTTCTCACACAAATAAACTttatgtactttaagtaaatctgtcctttcttctcctgctcatGATTCTGTCCCTCGTGTTCGAATCTCATTCTGCTCTTCTGTTAAATTAAATCTCAGACTCGGTAGTGATCAGAATATGGTTTGTGTGTTCTCTGAACTTTTCTTCTAAACTCTCACAGTTCATGTTCTTTGGAAAGACTTTTTGTGTTACAGGAAACTCCAAAAATCACATTGTTTCCCAACaaattctgtgtttgctgctttccCTGGATTCCTAATCTGTTGGCTGGCGAttctgtttatttgtctgtgtgtgtgtgtgtgtgtgtgtgtgtgtgtgtgtgtctgtgtgtgtgtgttatcaggaTGTTGTccaaaaaagaggagaagaggtcTTTCGGCAACGGGCGTCTGAGAGACAAATGGgagcagagagcgcagagcgaGGCCGACCAGTGCAAACAAGAGTCTGACTGGAAGGAGAAGAGTTCCGTCAAAGTGTGAGAGTAAATCCTCAGATtcatgagacagagagaaaagattAAGCATCTTGGCATAAAGTACAGACCttgaaaatatcaaataaagcATAAAACCGTCCAAGTAAATAATCATTCTACAATAAACAACCATCTGAACAGATTAGAGAAGATGTTGGGATAGAACGTGTAAATCTTGCTCCAATATAAAACACTGTTGTTGTATTTTAATATCCTGTAAACCTGTTTTGTTTGCACAGACTTTTCTCCAAGTGGACTTACCACTGGTCTGTCACCAATGGAGACCAGGCCCAGATGTCCGACTTCAAGAAACTCACCAGCCGAGCGGGCGAAGCCGACGCAAACAAGCCGAAGATCAAATTCAAGgtcgttcctcctcctcccaaatCCAAACCTGAGCCACGTCCGCCCGCGCCTCCGCCCGGGAGGAGGTCGTCTCCCAAGCCTTACAGGCCGAAGCGCCGAGTGGAGGTGGACGTGTTCGGCCTGTGTTGGAAAGAGTCCTGGAAGAGTCTGAAGCCTCCGAAGTATCTTTAcctgagggagaaggagagaagaaccAGAGTCCAAGGATTCACAGCCATAGAGGTGACGAACAACAGGATGTACAAACAGGATGTGAGCCGATCAGAGCAGGAAGTGACGCCGCCTGCCGAGGAATGGAGTCACTCGTGGAAACAGGTactgagaaaagagagaagactTCACTCACACTCGGCCTCAAAGAAATGAATCGAATCCATTCTGatagattttttatttgaattctcTTCATAgcacgtgaggaagaggaaacatctTCGTCCAgctgtttgacctttgaccctcctGTTGACCTTCGTCCCTCTTGTTTCCAGGTGAAGCGTCCGGAGCCGTCCGAGCGTCCCGAGCAGAGACGTTTCCAGTGGGAGGTTCTGTTTGATAGAAGTTTAGGTGTCAAAGATAAAGTAGAAGTGTTTTGTCTTCCTGTCTGGGCCGGAACGTGGAAGATCATGAACTTTGCGTTCAGACAACAGAAGCCGAGCTGGGATCGTGTTTGGCCCGATTACCCACAATCCCCCAGTGACAAGCTAGAGGCGCTGCAGCAGTTCGAGCAGCAGGTGGGAACCAACACACTTAGTACTGGTCTTACTTTGCTCTTTCAATTTGATGCtgataaaaacatttgttttaatggtCGAACAGGAGGAGCCCTCAGACTGGGAGGAGTCCTGGAAACTGTCCGGGGCAGAACTGGAAGCTGaaaatgaagatgatgaagatgatgaagatgacgaAGATGACGAAGATGTtgaagaagacgaagatgatgaagatgacgaagaagatgaagaagatgaagaagatgaagaagatgaagaagatgaggatgaagataaTGATGAGACGTTAACTGGGGCGTCCCGGAGAGACGACGCCTCCCTGATGATGAAGATAAATGACTTCTTCCTGCCTGGGTGGAGCGACTCCTGGCtgttctctgcagctccactaGGGGACGACGAGGAGCGTGAGAAGAGCTGGAGCTCCTGCTGGGGATACAGACAGCAGATCAGGTGGGTGTGGCCGAGaactatccatctatctatctatctatctatccatatatccatctatccatctatccatctatatatccatctatccatccatctatctatctatctatctatctatctatctatctatctatctatctatctatccatatatccatatatccatctatctatctatctatccatctatctatctatttatctatccatatatccatctatctatctatctatccatctatt
Proteins encoded in this window:
- the LOC128424491 gene encoding uncharacterized protein LOC128424491, producing the protein MLSKKEEKRSFGNGRLRDKWEQRAQSEADQCKQESDWKEKSSVKVLFSKWTYHWSVTNGDQAQMSDFKKLTSRAGEADANKPKIKFKVVPPPPKSKPEPRPPAPPPGRRSSPKPYRPKRRVEVDVFGLCWKESWKSLKPPKYLYLREKERRTRVQGFTAIEVTNNRMYKQDVSRSEQEVTPPAEEWSHSWKQVLRKERRLHSHSASKK